The Colias croceus chromosome 18, ilColCroc2.1 genome has a window encoding:
- the LOC123699835 gene encoding NADH dehydrogenase [ubiquinone] 1 alpha subcomplex subunit 8-like, translated as MVITNDIQLPEFKTLTVPEVNLSTPTLMAAAPYLGKDCEAINNEFMLCRFESRDPRVCVDLGKLVTSCTLQFFKKVKNNCRHEFNQYAQCIDKSSGDFSFSVCRKTQAVFDKCMDEKLCMKRPDFGYFCRARVHKSRVAPPPPEPCPCHSKVPDPTPSLPDCKPRPPPRFGSRNFWMTE; from the coding sequence ATGGTTATCACAAATGACATCCAATTGCCTGAATTTAAAACCCTCACCGTTCCAGAGGTAAATTTATCAACACCAACATTAATGGCTGCTGCTCCATATCTTGGCAAGGACTGCGAAGCTATCAACAACGAGTTTATGCTATGTCGATTTGAGTCTCGGGATCCTAGAGTTTGTGTAGATCTAGGTAAACTGGTGACTTCATGTACactacaattttttaaaaaagtaaagaaTAATTGTAGGCACGAATTTAATCAATATGCCCAGTGTATAGATAAAAGTTCTGGGGATTTTTCGTTCTCGGTTTGTCGAAAAACGCAAGCCGTATTTGACAAATGCATGGATGAGAAGTTATGTATGAAAAGACCCGATTTTGGATACTTTTGTCGTGCTCGGGTGCATAAGAGCCGTGTTGCACCTCCACCACCGGAGCCCTGCCCTTGCCACTCGAAGGTGCCGGATCCGACACCGTCTCTACCTGACTGTAAACCACGCCCTCCACCCCGCTTCGGATCCCGTAACTTTTGGATGACTGAGTga
- the LOC123699684 gene encoding DNA-directed RNA polymerases I and III subunit RPAC1, whose amino-acid sequence MPKLDEKPRVYLEEFRVKNAPNDYGMADEKWNFKKFTKNMRIVIVRMDNLEMEFDIIGIQPAFANAFRRLMLSEVPSMAIEKVLIRNNTSIIQDEILSHRLGLIPLKADPRLFEYRPEGATEGTEFDTLEFSLKVKCTTNKSQTKESFKTEDLYENHSVYSSQIKWHPIGNQASVHKDGDIGPVHGDILISKMRPGHELDLSLIAVKGIGKDHAKFSPVATATYRLLPEIILTREVNGSEACLLQSCFSPGVISIDSNGCAYVKDARYDSCSRNVYRYDNIKDAVILSRIRDHFIFNVESVGAMSPQAIFVEAVKILRDKCKTLLDELNTF is encoded by the exons ATGCCAAAATTAGACGAAAAGCCCCGAGTGTATCTTGAGGAATTTCGAGTTAAG AATGCACCCAATGATTATGGAATGGCTGATGAGAAAtggaattttaaaaaatttacaaaaaatatgcgTATAGTTATCGTAAGAATGGATAATTTAGAAATGGAATTTGATATAATTGGAATACAACcagccttcgcaaatgcctttcGTAGGCTGATGTTGAGTGAAGTTCCAAGTATGGCTATAGAAAAAGTTTTGATTAGAAATAATACATCAATTATTCAAGATGAAATTCTTTCTCATAGACTTGGATTGATTCCACTTAAAGCTGACCCGAGGTTATTTGAGTACCGTCCAGAAG GTGCTACTGAGGGTACTGAATTTGATACATTGGAGTTTTCATTGAAAGTAAAGTGCACTACCAATAAATCACAGACAAAAGAATCATTTAAGACTGaagatttatatgaaaatcatagtg tgtACTCATCTCAAATCAAATGGCATCCAATTGGCAATCAGGCATCAGTACACAAGGATGGAGACATAGGTCCAGTTCAtggtgatattttaatatcaaaaatgAGACCCGGTCATGAATTAGACCTTAGTCTCATAGCTGTCAAAGGCATTGGAAAGGATCATGCTAAATTTTCACCTGTTG CTACGGCGACATACAGGCTATTACCAGAAATTATATTGACGCGGGAAGTGAATGGAAGCGAAGCGTGTTTATTACAAAGTTGCTTTTCACCAGGAGTTATTAGTATTGACTCAAATGGATGTGCCTATGTAAAGGATGCACGCTACGACAGCTGCAGTAGGAACGTTTACAGATATGACAATATTAAGGATGCGGTAATATTAAGCAGAATAAGGGATCATTtcattt tCAATGTTGAATCCGTTGGTGCAATGTCTCCGCAGGCAATCTTTGTTGAAGcagttaaaattttaagagaCAAGTGTAAAACATTACTGGATGAGCTGAACACATTTTAA
- the LOC123699728 gene encoding 40S ribosomal protein S29, with the protein MGHANIWYSHPRKYGQGSRSCRACSNRHGLIRKYGLNICRQCFREYAHDIGFKKLD; encoded by the exons atgggtCACGCAAATATATGGTATTCTCACCCCCGTAAATACGGACAAGGATCACGGTCATG CCGCGCCTGCTCCAACAGACACGGTCTTATCCGCAAATATGGACTGAACATTTGCCGACAATGTTTCAGGGAGTACGCTCACGACATAGGATTCAAGAAG cTGGACTAA
- the LOC123699834 gene encoding endochitinase A, with translation MKLKALTLFLLLGFVKTGYSQSLQCPKVRTSSGWLDLFPLPCKKHTECSLMGAQQLCCKGFCTKGVPGASKLRSTEASVLELSTSTSTSTSTSTTTTTTTTTTTTTPSTTSSTTTTTTTTPKPTTTSTEPPRPFLQILPIQTTPKSSAPAKLGKSQKYVCPKSIPTVLFPLLCENNSQCRASSGPDQVCCQGQCVKGVPAPRPTVKEQSHQPILGVIPRECPATPLGELLFEVQSCKTDADCWPRVCCPDGTRSYCRTARARLDLVPVANRIEAPIRMLESYLQCSPPPQFDSFPQKCQSSVDCFPNLCCAEGGKKHCRPPQRSFFSLLAGAAQRFG, from the exons ATGAAGCTTAAAGCTTTAACGCTTTTTTTGTTACTTGGATTTGTCAAGACAG GTTACTCCCAATCACTACAATGTCCGAAGGTGCGCACAAGTAGCGGATGGTTGGATCTCTTCCCATTGCCTTGCAAAAAGCACACGGAATGTAGTCTCATGGGAGCACAACAGCTTTGCTGTAAGGGGTTCTGTACAAAGGGCGTACCAGGCGCCTCTAAGTTACG aaGCACCGAGGCGAGTGTACTCGAGTTGAGCACCAGCACAAGCACCAGCACAAGCACTAGCACAACAACAACCACTACTACCACTACCACTACAACAACTCCAAGTACCACCAGTTCAACCACCACTACCACGACTACGACGCCGAAGCCCACGACGACTTCGACGGAGCCACCGAGACCTTTCCTGCAGATTTTACCCATCCAAACAACGCCTAAGAGTAGCGCTCCAGCTAAATTAG GCAAAAGCCAAAAGTACGTGTGCCCAAAGTCAATACCAACAGTGCTGTTTCCACTCCTTTGTGAGAACAACTCGCAATGCCGCGCCAGCAGCGGGCCCGACCAGGTGTGCTGCCAAGGGCAATGCGTGAAAGGCGTGCCAGCCCCACGACCTACTGTCAAGGAACAATCACACCAGC CAATCCTGGGCGTCATTCCACGTGAATGTCCCGCCACGCCGCTGGGCGAGCTGCTGTTCGAAGTACAATCATGCAAGACGGACGCCGACTGCTGGCCGCGCGTGTGCTGCCCCGACGGCACCCGCTCCTACTGCCGCACGGCAAGAGCTCGCCTCGACCTTGTTCCAGTGGCCAATAGGATAGAGGCTc CAATAAGAATGTTGGAGTCTTACCTTCAATGCTCACCACCGCCGCAATTCGACTCGTTTCCTCAGAAGTGTCAATCTAGCGTGGACTGCTTCCCTAACTTGTGCTGTGCAGAAGGTGGCAAGAAGCATTGCCGACCCCCACAACGTAGTTTCTTTTCATTATTAGCTGGTGCGGCTCAG aGATTCGGATAA